Proteins found in one Panicum hallii strain FIL2 chromosome 4, PHallii_v3.1, whole genome shotgun sequence genomic segment:
- the LOC112888751 gene encoding probable beta-1,3-galactosyltransferase 14 isoform X2 translates to MPSSPKVFFASSTPSSRRAGALRRLLSSPAFSAACLLFGLAGFLAAALTLSGSPPAARSRCPDSSRPLSVSVAWDRRPGDVSAAGSAELPAHLATGSRGRHKVMAFVGIFTGFSSIGRRRALRRTWLPADRQGLLRLEEATGLAFRFVIGKSNSKNKMTALDREVEEFDDFVLLDILEEYSRLPYKTLAFFKAAYALYDSDFYVKADDDIYLRPDRLSLLLAKERPHPQTYIGCMKKGPVFTDPKLKWYEPQSFLLGSEYFLHAYGPIYALSADVVASLVALRNNRLGGRRRGETGRGRKACSV, encoded by the exons atgCCGAGCTCCCCCAAGGTCTTCTTCGCCTCCTCGACCCCCTCCTCGCGCCGCGCGGGGGCGCTGCGCCGGCTGCTCTCCTCGCCGGCCTTCTCCGCGGCCTGCCTCCTCTTCGGCCTCGCCggcttcctcgccgccgcccttaCCCTCTCCGGatccccgcccgccgcgcgcagCCGCTGCCCGGACTCCTCCCGCCCGCTCTCCGTCTCCGTCGCGTGGGACCGCCGCCCCGGGGATGTCTCCGCCGCGGGCTCCGCGGAGCTCCCGGCCCACCTCGCCACCGGATCGCGCGGCCGGCACAAGGTCATGGCCTTCGTCGGGATCTTCACCGGGTTCAGCTCCATCGGGCGACGCCGCGCGCTTAGGCGGACGTGGCTCCCCGCGGATCGCCAGGGCCTACTTCG ATTGGAGGAAGCTACTGGTCTGGCATTCCGGTTCGTGATTGGGAAAAGCAACTCAAAGAACAAGATGACCGCTCTTGACAGAGAAGTTGAAGAATTTGATGATTTTGTGCTTTTAGATATTTTGGAGGAGTATAGCAGGCTCCCATACAAAAC GTTAGCCTTCTTTAAGGCTGCCTATGCATTGTATGATTCTGATTTCTATGTTAAAGCTGATGATGACATTTACCTGCGACCAG ATAGACTTTCCTTGCTTCTGGCTAAAGAGCGGCCACATCCACAAACATATATTGGATGCATGAAGAAGGGGCCAGTTTTCACTGATCCTAAGTTGAAATG GTATGAGCCCCAATCCTTCTTACTCGGATCTGAATACTTCCTTCATGCGTACGGGCCAATTTATGCTTTGTCAGCTGACGTGGTGGCTAGCTTGGTTGCCTTGAGAAACAACAG gttgggaggaagaagaagaggagaaacAGGAAGAGGCAGAAAAGCTTGTTCCGTTTGA